A genomic window from Salvia hispanica cultivar TCC Black 2014 chromosome 5, UniMelb_Shisp_WGS_1.0, whole genome shotgun sequence includes:
- the LOC125186338 gene encoding receptor-like cytosolic serine/threonine-protein kinase RBK2 yields MEKEKEREKANPSSPDTILEDFLRSAESQTDSSKASTSESLVEIDPKPASRLALFFKLLRFKSKRQLATLQPLTALKLSKRFSSFREQVSSAPNALLDPNMNYFKPQWKNFSLLELQTATSNFCQGYLIGKGGYAEVYRGRLRGGQLVAIKRLTKGAMEERIADFLTELGIMAHVNHPNTAKLIGYGVEGGVYLVLELSPLGSLASMLHNPVEKVEWSTRYKVALGIAKGLLYLHEGCQRRIIHRDIKAANILLRDDFEPQICDFGLAKWLPDRWTHLTVSKCEGTFGYLAPEFLMHGIVDEKTDVFAFGVLLLELITGRRALDYSQQSLVIWAKPLLKKNKIQELIDPSLAENYNAVQMNLVILAASLCVQQSSIKRPRMSQILLLLRGSCGSLDLIRKCKKLSSWKKYYKELFSTEKYGGLDGRPRWSGEA; encoded by the exons atggagaaggagaaagagagagagaaagcaaATCCTAGCTCACCAGACACGATTCTTGAGGATTTCTTGAGAAGTGCAGAATCTCAAACTGATTCCTCAAAAGCAAGCACCTCTGAATCCCTAGTGGAGATTGATCCTAAGCCAGCCTCACGGCTGGCCTTATTTTTCAAGCTGTTAAGATTCAAATCCAAACGGCAGCTAGCCACATTGCAGCCCCTCACTGCGCTTAAATTGTCGAAACGATTTAGTAGTTTTAGGGAGCAAGTTAGTAGTGCACCCAATGCCCTTCTTGATCCGAATATGAACTATTTTAAGCCTCAATGGAAGAACTTTAGCTTGTTAGAACTCCAAACCGCGACCAGCAACTTTTGCCAAG GTTATCTGATCGGGAAGGGCGGTTATGCTGAAGTGTATAGAGGGCGTTTGCGTGGGGGTCAGCTCGTTGCCATCAAACGCTTGACAAAAGGGGCTATGGAAGAAAGAATTGCAGATTTCCTCACAGAACTTGGGATAATGGCGCATGTGAATCATCCCAATACTGCTAAATTGATTGGTTATGGTGTTGAAGGTGGAGTGTACCTTGTTCTCGAGTTATCTCCCCTTGGAAGCTTGGCTTCTATGCTTCACA ATCCGGTGGAAAAGGTGGAGTGGAGTACTCGTTACAAGGTGGCGCTGGGAATTGCTAAGGGATTGCTGTACCTTCATGAGGGCTGTCAAAGGAGGATCATTCACCGTGATATTAAGGCTGCAAACATATTGCTTAGGGATGACTTTGAACCTCAG ATATGTGATTTTGGCCTCGCGAAATGGCTGCCAGACCGATGGACTCACCTCACTGTTTCAAAATGTGAAGGCACTTTTGG TTATCTAGCTCCCGAGTTTCTAATGCATGGAATCGTCGATGAGAAAACTGACGTATTCGCCTTTGGCGTACTGCTGTTGGAACTCATCACCGGGCGTCGAGCCCTTGATTATTCACAACAAAGCCTTGTTATTTGG GCTAAGCCTCTGCTGAAGAAGAACAAAATCCAGGAGCTCATCGATCCATCGCTTGCAGAAAACTATAATGCTGTGCAAATGAATCTCGTGATCCTAGCAGCTTCACTGTGCGTCCAGCAATCCTCAATCAAACGTCCACGGATGAGCCAG ATTCTGTTGCTTCTGAGAGGGAGCTGCGGCAGCCTAGACCTGATCAGGAAATGCAAGAAGCTGTCAAGCTGGAAGAAGTATTACAAGGAGCTCTTCAGCACGGAGAAGTACGGAGGACTGGACGGGCGACCGCGGTGGTCTGGTGAAGCTTAA